TACTCGTCGTTCATATCCGTCTGTTCCGCGAATCCCGCGTTCAACAGCGCGGGCCGTTTCTTGGATACCGCGGGACCCAGAAAATACTTCGCCTGTTTTGCGACTTCATCACTCCCGAGATCTTCAGTCGTCCCATCGCACATGAGACTCTTGACGTCATCCATGGCGATCCCGTGCTGACAGAGGAATTGGCCGTCCGACCGCACCTCCAAGAGCCACCCATCATCCCCCAAATCCAGAGCCAAGGCGGCACCGGACTCCAGGGCATAGAATTGGGGAACGATCTGACACAGACGGGAACGAAGTTGTTCCCACGCTTGCACCGGCTCCGCACTCATGCCTGTGACCGGCTGGGTGGGAGGATGGGATTTTCGGCTTGCAGGCGGGCGCGAAGACATTCAAGGCGAGTCATGTTTTCCGCTAATTTGGGAAGATGATATTTGCGATCCATTCGTACGACTTGCTCCAGTAACTCCGCGGCAATGTGTATTTGTCCCAGATCTTCATAACATTGTGCCAGCACATACCGCGCACCACCTGCTCGCAATTCATCACGGCTGCGTTCGGCGATCGATTGGCTGGTTTGACAGCAGGCGATAGCATCCTCATAGCGCTTTTGCACGACGAATGTTCGTCCCATCATCCGCCAGGCATCCGCCACTCCACCCTGGTTATTCAAGCGACGCATGAGCACCAACGATTGCTCATAGTACCGCAACGCGTCATCACACTGCCCCGTTTCCCGCGCCACCAGGCCAAGATCGGAAAACAACACGGCCTTGCCGAGTTCATCGTGAACGCGGGTCATGATATCCAGAGCCTCGAGGTAATAGGCCCGCGCCCGATCCCATTCTCCCGCATCGGCACGCAAATTCCCCAGATTCGCCAGAGTGGTCCCAATGCCTTTTTCATCCCCGAGAACCTTTTGAAGCTCCAGCACCTCTTGGTAATAACTTTGGGCCGACTCGCGCCGACCACTGACCGCGCAAATATTGCCGAGGTTGCCCAGCGTGGCGCTGAGCGCCCGATGATCGCCCGTCAGACGGTCACACTCCAAAGCTTTGGCGTAGCAGGCATAGGCATCCGTGTAGTGCCCGCGAGCAAAATGCTCGTTGCCTTGGCGGTTCAGTTCTTCAGAAAGTCCATTACGGAGGGCCATGGTTCACGATCCTCGCAGCACATGCTCCACTGCCTGCTTGGCTCCGAATATGATGTTCGCTCCATCGCCGACAAGAATCGAGTCAAAGTGATATTTTAGCAAACGCCGCAGCCCATCTTTGGCCGCCGACAGATCCTGGTATTTCTCGGGAGACAACAGACTCAAGGTACCTGAAGGCTTGCCGATCAGCGCATCACCGACAATCAAGACCCCTTTTCCCTGCTGCAGATACAGCGCGGACTCCCCAGGAGACTTCTGGTCTTTCAACTGAACGGCCCAGATACCTCCAGGCAACAATTCACCATCCTTAAACGTCTTTGATGGCGTCAGGTTCATTTGAGCCACATCAGCTTCAGGAACCTGCAACTGACAGCGGAATTCAGTCTGGCAAGCGGATGCTTCCCGAACGTGATCGCGGTTCGTGACGACAATGTAGTCCACGCCCCCTTGCCGTCGAATAAGAGTGCTCGCCTCGGCCGTCATAGGAGGCGGATCAATAAGAACTCGATGCTCTCCTACAGTGAGAAACAATCCGTTGAAGTCAATTTGCTTCTCCTCCGAAAACCAAGACCATTGCCAAATTCCGGGCAGGACCTGTTTCACTCGCGTTCCTTTCCCTCAGCCACGCTACAATGCGGCTATCGCATCCCGAAGGGTTTTGGTGACTTTCGCGCCTATGCCAACTTCATCGGGGAGATCGATAATGTCGTCCTCAGATACCGTAATGAATTTCCGGTTCGATCCTTTTGTCAGAGAAATGAGGAACATGCTGTTCGTTGGTTTCGTCGGGATCACGACTTCAACAGCAGGATCAATCCCCTTCACGACCTCAAGAAACGCCATTTTCCCCTCAGCCCATTCATCCATGAACTCTGATCTCCCTGTTACATCGCTCCTGCGCCACCCCCGGGTGCGGAGGCCAAGAGCTTCTCGACTTCCTGCATGATAACCTCTGCGCCGGCCAGTTCCATATTGCCGACCCGCTGCCATCGGATCACGCCCCGTTGGTCAATCACATATACATTGGGAATGAACTTGCCCCCGCCATACAGCTTGTCAGTCGTCTTATTCGGATCAAGCAGATAGGGATACGTCACCTTCACTGGGAATGCGCTCAAGAACTCACCCACATCTCGTTTCGAGTTTCCCGCCGAATTGATGCCGATGACGGCGACATTTTTCCCCGCGATCGCTTCCTGCACTTTTTGCAGATTGGTGCCTTGCATCATACAGGGGTCGCAGATATGAAACAGCCCCAGAACCACCACTTTTCCACGCAGCTGCTCAAGGGCGACAGCGTCCCCGGTGATGGACGTCAACGCGAACGCAGGGGCAGGTTCCCCGACTTTGAAAAACCCAGCAGCAAACACCGAGTGGAAGGCCCACAACGGGACCAATGCCATCGCCAGGGCAAACAATATACGTTTCATCATGGGCCTCCTTCCTCACAATGAGATAGCGCGTACGGCTACTCGCGGCAGGTTATTCCTCACCACACCCAAGCAGCACCGAGTATGTTGGCATCCTAGCACGCGATTTTTTTCTGGAGCAACCACTCAGGAAGGAAGAACCGGGTTACCGGATGAGACAGAACCTCTTGACAGAGGCGTATCCTGCCATCAACCGGAGATTTGAAGCCACCGGACAATCGTTCGACGCATACGAATGGAGAGAAACGATCCAGCGACCACCCGCCGAATGGGTTTCAGACAATTCGACAGGATGCGCAATCCGGGTTGGAACCGGAACCAGGGCAAGAAATGCGTCAGCACATCCGCCTCGGCCCGGCAGAGATCTACAGCGAGCTTCCATCGCTCCCAGGCAGAATCTTTGACCATCATGTATAGCGCCTCAGCACAGCTTTCATCGATGCCATGATCAGGACTTTTTAGCAGCTGTTTGGGCATGGACCGGATAAGGAGAGGAATATCCTTCTCAGCTTCAAGTTCGTGAAGCACCACTCGCGGCAATACGGTTTCGAAGAGCTCCTGAGCTAAGCCCAATCCAAGCAGGAGGATACGCCGACATCCCCACTCCTCTGCTTGGAACAAGACCCGACTCCAGTCCAATGCTGGGCGACGCCGTACGAGTTCAGCCACATCACAGATCCATTTGAGCTGCTCCCAGGCATGTTTGGTTCCATGGACGCACAGCAGAATCAAGAGGTCTTCAGGCGCTAACCCCATCACCGACTTTGCTGGTAGCCTCACCGGCTTTAGTCGCCCATAAAACTCAATCCGATCAAGCCTGAACCCAAAATGGCGTCGGGCCATCATCCACTGCAGATCAACCGCCACAATCCCGTTTCTTTTCT
This Nitrospira sp. DNA region includes the following protein-coding sequences:
- a CDS encoding tetratricopeptide repeat protein translates to MALRNGLSEELNRQGNEHFARGHYTDAYACYAKALECDRLTGDHRALSATLGNLGNICAVSGRRESAQSYYQEVLELQKVLGDEKGIGTTLANLGNLRADAGEWDRARAYYLEALDIMTRVHDELGKAVLFSDLGLVARETGQCDDALRYYEQSLVLMRRLNNQGGVADAWRMMGRTFVVQKRYEDAIACCQTSQSIAERSRDELRAGGARYVLAQCYEDLGQIHIAAELLEQVVRMDRKYHLPKLAENMTRLECLRARLQAENPILPPSRSQA
- a CDS encoding TlpA family protein disulfide reductase, which produces MKRILFALAMALVPLWAFHSVFAAGFFKVGEPAPAFALTSITGDAVALEQLRGKVVVLGLFHICDPCMMQGTNLQKVQEAIAGKNVAVIGINSAGNSKRDVGEFLSAFPVKVTYPYLLDPNKTTDKLYGGGKFIPNVYVIDQRGVIRWQRVGNMELAGAEVIMQEVEKLLASAPGGGAGAM
- a CDS encoding nucleotidyltransferase family protein; the encoded protein is MSEFARVEVEDLVSDGVDWEVVWQLSRAHGVTPLVYRNLLAICPKAMPSAIHEAFRRHNQANVLLNTLLARELVMLVDALTAKGIKAIPFKGVTLAQAAYGDLTLRECADIDLIVEQEAIPQARKVLWSQGYQLTSRDTDKGAESEEPYHFFQKRNGIVAVDLQWMMARRHFGFRLDRIEFYGRLKPVRLPAKSVMGLAPEDLLILLCVHGTKHAWEQLKWICDVAELVRRRPALDWSRVLFQAEEWGCRRILLLGLGLAQELFETVLPRVVLHELEAEKDIPLLIRSMPKQLLKSPDHGIDESCAEALYMMVKDSAWERWKLAVDLCRAEADVLTHFLPWFRFQPGLRILSNCLKPIRRVVAGSFLSIRMRRTIVRWLQISG